The following are encoded in a window of Phaseolus vulgaris cultivar G19833 chromosome 3, P. vulgaris v2.0, whole genome shotgun sequence genomic DNA:
- the LOC137807922 gene encoding uncharacterized protein — MMQDSIGINIPACFSSSAEKQHGDDHGAVTRSGQSVYMSVYRTKVADHCRLITITWCKNLLLHGLSVSVEGPEGEEQYTCKVEVKPWYFWRKQGSKRFIVDGKAVDIFWDLKAAKFNGETEPTSEYYVAVVCDEEVVLLLGDLKKEAYRRTGCRPALIDPILVSKKEHIFGKKKFSTRAKFHEKGRWHEISIECKNKGNNGDSLSGVQPEMEIRIDGHLVIHVKHLQWKFRGNESIHLSKMRVEVYWDVHDWLFSPGLKHALFIFKPILSSSTTASSMSSSSPSLTSSSPPLSTDQTRSSGSVEGFSVSGSSEFCLFLYAWKVE, encoded by the coding sequence ATGATGCAGGACTCAATTGGGATCAATATTCCTGCTTGCTTTTCTTCTTCAGCAGAGAAGCAGCATGGTGATGATCATGGAGCTGTGACCCGTTCAGGCCAGAGCGTCTACATGTCTGTGTACAGAACAAAGGTTGCTGACCACTGCCGTTTGATCACCATCACATGGTGCAAAAACCTCTTGCTTCATGGGCTTTCGGTGTCAGTGGAAGGCCCTGAAGGAGAAGAACAGTACACCTGCAAGGTGGAGGTGAAGCCATGGTACTTTTGGAGGAAGCAAGGCTCCAAACGCTTCATAGTGGATGGTAAAGCCGTTGATATTTTCTGGGACCTTAAGGCTGCGAAATTTAACGGTGAAACGGAACCAACCTCGGAGTACTATGTGGCAGTGGTTTGTGATGAAGAGGTTGTTCTGCTCCTCGGTGATCTAAAGAAAGAGGCATACAGAAGGACGGGGTGCAGGCCAGCACTTATTGACCCCATTTTGGTTTCaaaaaaagaacatatttttGGGAAGAAAAAGTTCTCCACTAGagccaagtttcatgagaagGGTAGGTGGCACGAGATTTCAATTGAGTGTAAGAACAAGGGAAATAATGGGGACTCTCTGAGTGGGGTTCAGCCAGAGATGGAGATAAGGATTGATGGGCACTTGGTGATTCATGTGAAGCACTTGCAGTGGAAGTTTAGGGGCAACGAGTCAATTCATCTcagcaaaatgagagtagagGTATATTGGGATGTTCATGATTGGCTATTTAGTCCTGGTTTAAAGCATGCTTTATTCATTTTTAAGCCAATTTTATCATCTAGTACTACTGCTTCTTCTATGTCATCTTCCTCACCTTCATTAACCTCCTCCTCACCTCCGTTATCTACTGATCAGACAAGGAGTTCTGGATCAGTAGAGGGATTTAGTGTGAGTGGGTCATCAGAGTTTTGCTTGTTTCTTTATGCTTGGAAGGTTGAATGA